In Rhizobium gallicum bv. gallicum R602sp, the following proteins share a genomic window:
- a CDS encoding ABC transporter ATP-binding protein: MQDRETSTILSVRNLNVRFGRSSIPAVSEVSFDLGRERLGIVGESGSGKSTTGRAIMRLLSPSAEISAERFDLAGSPLLEKTERQMGALRGKEMALIMQDPRYSLNPVLTIGRQVAEAARIHLGLGRAQAMESARSMLHRVRISDADRVMALYPHQISGGMGQRVMIAMMLLAKPKLVIADEPTSALDVSVRKDVLVLLDELVRENDSGLILISHDIRMVAAFCERILVMYAGRVVETLTSLDDARHPYTRGLIAALPDPRHPVRRLKVLDRKALEAEAAQ, translated from the coding sequence ATGCAAGATCGTGAAACCTCAACCATCCTTTCCGTCCGGAATTTGAACGTGCGCTTTGGGCGCAGTTCAATACCGGCCGTCAGCGAAGTCAGCTTCGACCTGGGGCGGGAAAGGCTAGGGATTGTGGGCGAATCCGGTTCCGGAAAATCGACAACTGGACGGGCGATCATGCGCCTTCTTTCGCCGAGCGCCGAGATCTCGGCGGAGCGTTTCGATCTTGCCGGCAGTCCGCTGCTTGAAAAGACCGAACGGCAGATGGGTGCACTGCGCGGCAAGGAGATGGCGCTTATCATGCAAGATCCACGCTATTCGCTTAATCCGGTGCTGACCATCGGCAGACAGGTGGCGGAGGCGGCAAGGATTCATCTTGGCCTTGGTCGCGCTCAAGCGATGGAGAGTGCAAGAAGCATGCTCCATCGCGTCAGGATCAGTGATGCAGACCGCGTCATGGCACTTTACCCGCATCAGATATCCGGCGGCATGGGTCAGCGCGTGATGATTGCGATGATGCTGCTTGCCAAGCCGAAGCTGGTCATTGCCGACGAGCCCACGTCGGCACTCGATGTCAGTGTCAGGAAGGACGTCCTCGTTCTGCTCGACGAACTGGTGCGGGAAAATGATTCCGGCCTCATCCTCATCAGCCACGATATCCGCATGGTCGCAGCTTTCTGCGAGCGGATCCTGGTCATGTATGCAGGTCGTGTCGTTGAGACGCTCACGAGCCTCGATGACGCCCGGCATCCCTATACGCGTGGCCTGATTGCGGCGCTTCCCGACCCCCGTCATCCGGTCCGCAGATTGAAAGTACTGGACAGGAAGGCATTGGAAGCAGAGGCGGCGCAATGA
- a CDS encoding ABC transporter permease: protein MTDALHSQSEIRRPPIPARIAASLARAGRQLADEPLGLSGFLILAVLCIVAIIAPALAPYDPNVQMLSDALQPPSLAHLAGTDEFGRDIFSRLVYGTRITIQTVLSISIIVGPVGLLIGIVSGFFGGRTDAILMRATDIVLSFPSLILALAFAAALGAGLNTAIIAISLTAWPPIARLARAEALVVRNADYVAAARLYGASSLRILLLYIAPMCVPSVIVRLTLNMAGIILTAASLGFLGLGAQPPAPEWGAMISSGRKFMLDYWWVAVMPGIAILLTSLAFNIAGDTLRDILDPRHARS, encoded by the coding sequence ATGACCGACGCGCTCCACTCTCAAAGCGAGATCAGGCGGCCGCCAATCCCGGCCCGCATCGCCGCCTCGCTCGCTCGCGCCGGACGCCAGCTTGCCGACGAGCCGCTCGGTCTTTCCGGCTTCCTCATTCTCGCCGTGCTTTGCATCGTTGCAATCATTGCGCCGGCGCTTGCGCCTTATGATCCAAATGTCCAAATGCTGAGTGATGCACTGCAGCCGCCCAGCCTTGCACATCTTGCAGGGACCGATGAGTTTGGACGCGATATCTTCAGTCGCCTCGTCTATGGGACAAGGATCACCATTCAGACGGTTCTCTCGATATCCATAATCGTCGGCCCTGTGGGTTTGCTCATCGGCATCGTATCCGGCTTTTTCGGCGGCCGGACAGATGCAATCTTGATGCGTGCAACCGATATCGTCCTGTCCTTTCCCTCGCTGATCCTTGCCCTTGCGTTTGCCGCCGCGCTTGGAGCGGGATTGAACACGGCGATCATCGCGATCTCCTTAACGGCCTGGCCGCCGATTGCCCGGCTGGCCCGAGCCGAGGCCTTGGTCGTCCGCAACGCCGATTACGTCGCCGCAGCCCGCCTTTACGGAGCGTCTTCCTTGAGAATACTGCTTCTCTACATCGCACCCATGTGCGTCCCCTCGGTGATCGTGCGCCTGACGCTCAATATGGCCGGCATCATCCTGACGGCGGCATCGCTCGGCTTCCTCGGGCTTGGCGCGCAGCCGCCGGCGCCCGAATGGGGCGCGATGATATCAAGCGGACGCAAGTTCATGCTCGATTACTGGTGGGTTGCCGTCATGCCGGGCATTGCCATCTTGCTCACGAGCCTCGCCTTCAACATCGCCGGCGATACGCTGCGCGATATCCTGGATCCGCGCCATGCAAGATCGTGA
- a CDS encoding ABC transporter permease, translating into MKELSTSELGRRVLQLIVSLFILLCVTFVIGRVMPADPVGAVVGELADPAAYAAMRARLGLDLPLYQQFFIYLTGLLQGDFGTAILTGNPVSKDLAQAFPATFELATLAVIISTFIGVPLGLAAALFRDSWIDKTARVVALVGHSIPVFWFGIVGLVIFYAGLNWVGGPGRVDVYYEGIVTPRTGLMLVDSLLEGEPEIFWNALSHIILPAIILAYAAMAYITRMTRSFTLEQLNQDYVIAARAKGVGPANTVIGHVLPNIAVQLITVLAISYGNLLEGAVVTEIVFSWPGIGQYMTNALMIGDMNAILAATIIVGFIFMFLNFVADIAYALLDPRTREATQ; encoded by the coding sequence ATGAAGGAATTGTCCACGAGTGAGCTTGGAAGGCGCGTCCTTCAACTCATCGTCAGTCTGTTCATACTGCTTTGCGTCACCTTCGTGATCGGCCGCGTCATGCCCGCCGATCCCGTCGGCGCAGTGGTCGGCGAGCTTGCCGACCCTGCCGCCTACGCGGCGATGCGCGCGCGCCTTGGGCTTGATTTGCCCCTTTATCAGCAGTTCTTCATTTATCTGACGGGCTTGCTGCAGGGTGATTTCGGAACGGCAATCCTGACGGGCAATCCCGTTTCGAAGGATCTGGCGCAGGCATTTCCGGCAACGTTTGAGCTTGCCACCCTGGCGGTCATCATATCGACATTCATAGGTGTGCCGCTCGGACTTGCGGCAGCACTTTTCCGCGACAGCTGGATCGACAAGACGGCGCGGGTCGTGGCCCTCGTCGGTCATTCGATACCGGTCTTCTGGTTCGGTATCGTTGGGCTTGTGATTTTCTATGCCGGGCTTAACTGGGTCGGCGGTCCGGGCAGGGTCGATGTCTATTACGAGGGTATCGTAACCCCAAGGACCGGTCTGATGCTGGTGGACAGCCTGCTTGAAGGCGAGCCCGAAATTTTCTGGAATGCGCTCTCGCATATCATTCTGCCAGCCATCATCCTTGCTTACGCGGCGATGGCATACATCACCCGCATGACTCGCAGCTTTACACTTGAGCAGCTCAATCAGGACTATGTCATTGCAGCGCGAGCCAAAGGGGTCGGACCGGCGAATACGGTGATCGGTCATGTTCTGCCGAACATTGCCGTGCAGTTGATCACCGTCCTTGCGATTTCCTATGGAAATCTTCTTGAAGGCGCCGTCGTGACCGAGATCGTCTTCTCATGGCCGGGGATCGGTCAATACATGACGAATGCGTTGATGATCGGCGATATGAACGCCATCCTGGCCGCTACAATCATCGTTGGCTTCATCTTCATGTTCCTCAATTTTGTAGCAGACATTGCCTATGCACTTCTTGATCCGCGCACCCGGGAGGCCACCCAATGA
- a CDS encoding ABC transporter substrate-binding protein, which produces MKHFRKGLFVGAAISLLALTASAAVAETPKDQLVIGTSLAQVLSLDPQQATEGKANEIMCNLYDRLVLATPGGKIAPQLAESWAIDDKGITFKLREAAFASGNPVTSKDVVFSLTRLLKMNQAAAANLKRVGYNADNVEKLVTAPDERTVRIDLSGEVTPELLLYRLAMVTTSVVDSVEVEKHVKDNDYGNAWLRTNSAGSGPFTLNRWTPNEIVILDVNKDYVGGEPKMRRVVIRHVPESQVERLMLERGDIDIASALSASDLATFQDKQGFQIQRVPTGGFYVLSMNAGNQYLSHPKVREAIAYGIDYAGIEKTIMGPYGRVRTVPVPENYEYAISSPDWHLDVEKAKSLLAEAGFKDGFSLSLKTIAQTPRIDLATAIQASLAQIGIKVNIQQGNGSEIIAAHRARDFDLLIPQTGAYMPNVLGSMEQFSSNPDNSKEANNAGNFVWRSAWDIPELTKLTAKASLEPDAKKRGELYVEMQKMFVDLKPAVLPLFERYEPIVLNARVKDYVGHPNMTTRLEAVTKAETE; this is translated from the coding sequence ATGAAGCATTTTCGTAAGGGGCTATTCGTTGGAGCCGCCATCAGCTTGCTGGCGCTGACTGCTTCTGCCGCCGTAGCCGAAACGCCGAAGGACCAACTCGTCATCGGCACGTCGCTTGCCCAGGTGTTGTCGCTTGATCCGCAGCAGGCGACGGAAGGCAAGGCCAATGAAATCATGTGCAATCTCTATGACCGTCTGGTCCTGGCGACGCCGGGGGGGAAGATCGCGCCGCAACTGGCAGAGAGCTGGGCGATCGATGACAAAGGGATCACGTTCAAGCTCAGGGAGGCGGCGTTTGCCTCCGGTAATCCGGTGACATCCAAGGATGTTGTTTTTTCGCTGACGCGTCTCCTCAAGATGAACCAGGCGGCTGCGGCCAACCTGAAGCGGGTCGGCTACAATGCCGACAATGTTGAAAAGCTGGTGACGGCACCCGATGAGCGGACAGTGCGCATTGATCTTTCGGGCGAGGTTACCCCGGAATTGCTTCTCTATCGTCTCGCCATGGTGACCACCAGCGTTGTGGACAGCGTCGAGGTTGAAAAGCACGTCAAGGATAACGACTATGGAAACGCGTGGCTGCGCACGAACTCTGCCGGTTCGGGGCCCTTCACGCTCAATCGCTGGACACCCAACGAAATCGTCATCCTGGACGTCAACAAGGATTATGTCGGAGGCGAACCGAAGATGCGGCGCGTCGTTATCCGGCATGTTCCCGAAAGCCAGGTCGAGCGCCTGATGCTGGAGCGCGGCGACATCGACATTGCAAGCGCATTGAGCGCATCTGACCTTGCGACGTTTCAAGATAAGCAGGGATTCCAAATTCAGCGCGTGCCGACCGGGGGGTTCTATGTGCTGTCCATGAATGCCGGAAACCAATATCTATCTCATCCAAAGGTCCGCGAGGCGATTGCCTACGGCATCGATTATGCCGGCATCGAAAAGACCATCATGGGGCCTTACGGCAGGGTGCGGACGGTGCCGGTGCCGGAGAATTACGAATATGCCATTTCGAGCCCCGACTGGCATCTCGATGTTGAAAAGGCCAAGTCGCTGCTGGCGGAGGCCGGGTTCAAGGATGGCTTTTCGCTATCCTTGAAGACGATCGCGCAGACGCCGCGTATCGATCTTGCAACAGCTATCCAGGCCTCGCTTGCGCAGATCGGCATCAAGGTCAATATCCAGCAGGGTAATGGATCGGAGATCATCGCGGCCCACCGTGCCCGCGATTTCGACCTCTTGATCCCGCAGACAGGCGCCTACATGCCGAACGTCCTTGGCTCGATGGAGCAGTTCTCCAGCAATCCGGACAATTCGAAGGAGGCAAACAACGCCGGCAACTTCGTCTGGCGCTCGGCCTGGGATATCCCGGAACTGACGAAGCTGACCGCAAAGGCTTCGCTGGAGCCGGATGCCAAGAAACGCGGCGAGCTTTATGTCGAAATGCAAAAGATGTTCGTCGACCTCAAACCGGCGGTGCTGCCGCTCTTCGAGCGTTATGAGCCGATCGTTCTTAATGCGCGCGTTAAAGACTATGTCGGCCACCCGAACATGACGACCCGACTCGAAGCCGTGACCAAGGCAGAAACCGAATAA
- a CDS encoding FadR/GntR family transcriptional regulator, producing MRRSRERLAQQLIDQMRAQIESGKLKEGDQLPTEPQLEATFGVSRTVVREAIADLRSAGYVRPIQGKGVFVSNPSAQKAFSLTPVEIKSIPETLELLEFRMAAEGEAAAIAAYRRTAEQEAAIRAANRKMAQMIEDGAPTVEADYEFHMAIAAATNNRFYVDVLRHFGPRAIPRGQFPTLPEAHDRAYLDKVHAEHIEILEAIADQEPERARQAMRAHLLASQRRYRMLAEQQ from the coding sequence ATGCGACGGAGCCGAGAAAGACTTGCACAGCAGTTGATCGATCAGATGCGGGCCCAGATCGAATCAGGAAAGCTCAAAGAGGGCGACCAGTTGCCCACCGAGCCGCAACTGGAGGCGACTTTCGGCGTAAGCCGGACCGTTGTTCGCGAAGCCATCGCGGATCTTCGCTCAGCCGGCTATGTCCGGCCGATCCAGGGAAAGGGAGTGTTCGTCAGCAATCCATCCGCACAAAAGGCGTTTTCGTTGACGCCGGTAGAAATCAAGAGCATCCCGGAAACTCTTGAATTGCTTGAATTTCGCATGGCCGCAGAGGGAGAAGCGGCAGCCATTGCGGCCTATCGAAGAACAGCTGAACAAGAGGCTGCGATCCGCGCAGCCAACCGCAAGATGGCGCAGATGATCGAAGATGGCGCCCCCACGGTCGAAGCAGATTACGAGTTTCACATGGCGATCGCAGCGGCGACGAATAACCGATTCTATGTCGACGTTTTGCGGCATTTCGGGCCTCGCGCCATCCCCAGAGGGCAGTTCCCGACGCTGCCCGAAGCCCATGATCGCGCCTACCTCGACAAGGTCCACGCAGAACACATCGAGATCCTGGAGGCCATTGCGGATCAGGAGCCCGAGCGTGCCCGGCAGGCCATGCGCGCGCATTTGCTTGCCAGCCAGCGGCGCTACCGGATGCTGGCCGAACAGCAATAA
- a CDS encoding mannonate dehydratase: MYVGTQVAVRDDDDFRVFAQLGLKHICADPPGSPASWTLDDLERHRDKVESFGLVLDMVQLPLPSRPIENASYPDILLAGPKRDRQIDAVCKLIEDIGAAGIPAAKYNLNLIGIPRTPMELGRGGSMNEAFRWEKADQAAAPGLAGELSEDENWERIDYFLKRVVPVAETNRVRLACHPHDPYTPPGYRGVTRVLGTVDGLKKFVTMHESPYHGLNFCQGSIGEMLENPREEIDDIIRWFGTRGKIFNVHFRNIRGGKLSFMETFPDEGDMDMVRSARVYKEVGYKYMLMPDHVPTISGRDPSGVAFAFCYGYIAALIEALETASV, translated from the coding sequence ATGTATGTTGGAACCCAGGTCGCGGTTCGGGACGACGACGATTTTCGTGTTTTCGCGCAGCTCGGGCTGAAGCATATCTGCGCCGACCCACCCGGATCGCCTGCGAGCTGGACCCTTGATGATTTGGAACGCCACCGCGACAAGGTCGAGAGCTTCGGATTGGTTCTCGATATGGTCCAGCTGCCCCTTCCCTCGCGGCCAATCGAGAACGCCTCTTATCCAGATATTCTTCTTGCCGGTCCCAAGCGTGATCGTCAGATCGATGCCGTTTGCAAACTGATCGAGGATATTGGCGCCGCAGGCATTCCAGCGGCGAAGTACAACCTCAATCTGATCGGAATTCCCCGCACGCCAATGGAACTGGGCCGCGGCGGCTCGATGAACGAGGCCTTTCGCTGGGAAAAAGCCGATCAGGCGGCGGCGCCGGGCCTTGCCGGGGAGCTTTCCGAGGACGAAAACTGGGAAAGAATCGATTATTTCCTCAAACGCGTCGTGCCGGTTGCCGAAACCAATCGCGTGCGGCTCGCCTGCCATCCGCATGATCCCTACACGCCCCCCGGCTATCGCGGCGTCACCCGCGTCCTTGGGACGGTCGACGGCCTGAAGAAATTCGTGACCATGCACGAAAGCCCCTATCACGGACTGAATTTCTGCCAGGGGTCGATCGGCGAGATGCTTGAGAACCCGCGTGAAGAAATCGATGACATCATCCGCTGGTTCGGAACGCGCGGAAAAATCTTCAATGTCCACTTCCGCAATATCAGAGGCGGAAAACTGTCCTTCATGGAAACCTTTCCCGACGAGGGCGACATGGACATGGTCCGCTCTGCACGGGTCTACAAAGAGGTCGGCTACAAATACATGCTGATGCCCGACCACGTCCCGACGATCAGCGGCAGGGATCCTTCCGGCGTCGCCTTTGCCTTTTGCTACGGCTACATCGCAGCGCTCATCGAAGCGCTTGAGACAGCGTCCGTTTAA
- the kdgD gene encoding 5-dehydro-4-deoxyglucarate dehydratase — MDPIELKRAVGSGLLSFPVTHFQQDLKFDEDAYRKHIEWLAGYDAAALFAAGGTGEFFSLNPQEIPSVVAAAKGSAGKTPIISGAGYGTSLAIDIAKSAEKAGADGLLLLPPYLMFSEQAGLINHVRAVCKSVGIGVIVYNRDNAVLTADSIARLCDECPNLVGFKDGVGDVDKVIEITTKLQDRLVYVGGMPTHEVYAQAYFAAGVTTYSSAVFNFVPALAQRFYQALRSGNQPVVDEILKNFFFPFVALRNRKKGYAVSIIKAGLRVLDRDPGPVRPPLIDLSPEETALLERIVRANDIEKIAAE, encoded by the coding sequence ATGGATCCAATTGAACTCAAGCGAGCGGTGGGCAGCGGACTCCTCTCCTTCCCGGTCACACATTTCCAGCAAGATCTCAAATTCGACGAGGATGCTTACCGCAAACACATCGAATGGCTGGCCGGCTATGACGCAGCCGCATTGTTCGCCGCGGGCGGTACAGGCGAATTCTTTTCCCTCAACCCGCAGGAAATTCCTTCCGTCGTGGCGGCGGCAAAAGGATCGGCAGGGAAAACACCGATCATCTCTGGCGCCGGATACGGCACCTCGCTTGCAATCGACATCGCCAAATCAGCCGAAAAAGCCGGCGCAGACGGTCTATTGCTTTTGCCGCCCTATCTGATGTTCAGCGAACAAGCCGGCCTCATCAACCATGTAAGGGCCGTCTGCAAATCGGTCGGCATCGGTGTCATCGTCTATAACCGTGATAATGCGGTCTTGACCGCCGACAGCATTGCAAGGCTTTGCGATGAGTGCCCGAACCTCGTCGGCTTTAAAGACGGCGTTGGTGATGTCGACAAGGTGATCGAGATCACAACCAAGCTTCAGGACCGTCTGGTCTATGTCGGCGGCATGCCGACACATGAGGTGTATGCGCAGGCCTATTTTGCGGCCGGCGTCACCACTTACTCCTCGGCCGTGTTCAATTTCGTACCGGCGCTCGCCCAGCGTTTCTATCAGGCACTCCGCTCAGGCAATCAGCCTGTTGTCGACGAGATCTTGAAGAATTTCTTCTTTCCCTTTGTGGCGCTGCGCAATCGCAAGAAAGGTTACGCGGTCTCGATTATCAAGGCCGGCCTGCGGGTGCTTGACCGGGATCCCGGCCCCGTCCGCCCGCCGCTTATTGATCTCAGTCCGGAAGAGACGGCGCTGCTTGAGCGCATCGTTCGGGCAAACGACATCGAGAAAATCGCAGCGGAATGA
- a CDS encoding dicarboxylate/amino acid:cation symporter has product MGVAIQAAPARGKVPFYRHLYVQVVFAICAGMLLGHFYPEVGTALKPLGDAFIKLVKMIIAPVIFLTVATGIAGMSDLHKVGRVAAKAMIYFLVFSTLALAVGLVVSNVIQPGAGMHIDPATLDAKAVATYAEKAHDSTITGFLMNIIPTTIVGAFADGDILQVLFFSVLFGIALAMVGDRGRPVVDFLQALTTPIFRLVAILMKAAPIGAFGAMAFTIGKYGIGSIANLAMLIGTFYLTSLLFVLVVLGGVARYNGFSILALIRYIKEELLLVLGTSSSEAALPGLMAKMEQAGCKRSVVGLVIPTGYSFNLDGTNIYMTLAALFIAQATDTPLSFADQILLLLVAMLSSKGAAGITGAGFITLAATLSVVPSVPVAGMALILGIDRFMSECRALTNFVGNAVATVVVARWENELDQTKFAAAMAGELPENGDVTVPALQAAE; this is encoded by the coding sequence ATGGGTGTAGCAATTCAAGCCGCGCCGGCGCGCGGCAAAGTTCCATTCTACCGGCATCTCTATGTGCAGGTCGTTTTCGCCATCTGTGCAGGCATGCTGCTCGGGCACTTCTACCCCGAGGTCGGCACGGCACTGAAACCGCTTGGCGATGCCTTTATCAAGCTCGTCAAGATGATCATCGCACCGGTCATTTTCCTGACGGTGGCAACCGGTATCGCCGGCATGTCCGATCTGCACAAGGTCGGGCGCGTCGCCGCCAAGGCGATGATCTACTTCCTCGTCTTTTCGACGCTCGCACTTGCCGTCGGTCTTGTCGTTTCCAACGTCATCCAGCCGGGTGCGGGCATGCATATCGATCCGGCCACGCTCGACGCCAAGGCGGTTGCGACCTATGCCGAAAAAGCCCATGACTCGACCATTACCGGCTTCTTGATGAACATCATCCCGACGACCATCGTCGGTGCTTTCGCCGACGGCGACATCCTGCAGGTGCTGTTCTTCTCGGTGCTGTTCGGTATTGCGCTCGCCATGGTCGGCGACCGCGGCCGGCCGGTCGTGGATTTCCTGCAGGCTTTGACGACGCCGATCTTCCGCCTCGTGGCGATCCTGATGAAGGCGGCCCCCATCGGAGCCTTCGGTGCGATGGCCTTTACGATCGGCAAATATGGCATCGGTTCGATCGCCAATCTTGCCATGCTTATCGGCACCTTCTATCTGACATCGCTGCTTTTCGTGCTTGTCGTGCTTGGCGGGGTTGCCCGCTACAACGGCTTCTCGATCCTGGCGCTGATCCGCTACATCAAGGAAGAACTGCTGCTTGTTCTGGGAACGTCGTCGTCGGAAGCAGCCCTTCCGGGCCTCATGGCGAAGATGGAACAAGCCGGCTGCAAGCGCTCCGTCGTCGGGCTGGTGATCCCGACCGGCTATTCCTTCAATCTCGACGGAACCAACATCTATATGACGCTGGCAGCGCTATTCATCGCCCAGGCGACAGACACGCCGCTGTCTTTCGCCGATCAGATCCTGCTCTTGCTGGTCGCCATGCTGAGCTCGAAGGGTGCTGCAGGCATCACCGGTGCCGGCTTCATCACACTCGCTGCCACGCTCTCGGTCGTTCCGTCGGTTCCCGTCGCCGGCATGGCGCTCATCCTCGGCATCGACCGCTTCATGTCGGAATGCCGCGCGTTGACGAACTTCGTCGGAAACGCAGTCGCCACCGTTGTCGTCGCGCGGTGGGAGAACGAATTGGACCAGACAAAGTTTGCTGCGGCAATGGCCGGTGAGCTGCCGGAGAATGGTGACGTGACCGTGCCGGCACTGCAGGCTGCCGAATAA
- a CDS encoding sensor histidine kinase — protein MLQRSTTDNVRTPPDVIWQARRAWILFLAASAILIAAALVGAELYGRRSAIEGLETQARTDANLKVALLTAVLERPRALPLLLSEDQQVLDALSSAKSDTTDLLNRKLERLVTGTQAAVLYVIGPDGIAVSSSNWREPISFVGNDYAFRDYFRRAMEQGTAEHFALGSVSKRPGLYISRRVGSAAAPLGVVVVKMEFNRLENDWRDASRPVYVTDNHGVVLITSIPSWRFMTTGPVPRQDLASIRSSLQFGDAPLAELPIMHPSTISPDASIVSAVLPGGGEAQYLRFFAAVPTTPWRLEYLVPTEMPVASAVRELRLLALAFLLPIFAIAAFLLRRRQVSVMRIASERAMREELERRVVARTDELSRARDRLQAEISDHRDTEAKLQIVQQELVQANRLAILGQVAAGVAHEINQPVATIRAYADNARVFLQRKEPNPAEENLGAIAQLTERIGTITEELKAFARKGRTAAEPVELSSIIEGAVVLLKSRFAGQLNALDIQMPPPGLFVMGNRIRLEQILINLFQNALEALEGRDDAKVEISVAETPEQVAIAVSDNGPGIPPAILDTLFTPFHTSKEKGLGLGLVISKDIVADYGGRIDVTSSAKGTCFTVHLMRAKA, from the coding sequence ATGCTTCAGCGATCAACCACAGACAACGTTCGAACGCCCCCGGACGTCATTTGGCAGGCGCGCCGTGCCTGGATCCTGTTCTTAGCTGCCTCCGCGATTCTGATTGCGGCAGCGCTCGTAGGCGCCGAACTTTACGGGCGCCGGTCGGCGATCGAAGGGCTGGAAACCCAGGCCCGCACCGACGCCAATCTCAAGGTCGCTTTGCTGACGGCCGTTTTGGAGCGCCCTCGCGCCCTACCGCTTCTTCTTTCGGAGGATCAACAGGTTCTCGACGCCCTTTCGTCTGCAAAGAGCGACACGACCGATCTCTTGAACCGCAAGCTGGAGCGGCTCGTCACCGGCACGCAAGCCGCCGTTCTTTATGTCATCGGTCCGGACGGGATAGCCGTCTCCTCAAGCAACTGGCGCGAGCCGATCAGTTTCGTCGGAAACGACTACGCGTTCCGTGACTATTTCCGTCGCGCAATGGAGCAAGGCACGGCTGAACACTTCGCGCTTGGCAGCGTCAGCAAACGTCCCGGCCTTTACATCTCGCGCAGGGTCGGCAGCGCGGCTGCTCCGCTCGGCGTCGTGGTCGTCAAAATGGAATTCAACCGCCTCGAAAACGACTGGCGTGACGCAAGCAGGCCCGTTTACGTGACGGACAACCATGGGGTCGTTCTGATCACGAGCATTCCTTCCTGGCGTTTCATGACCACCGGGCCGGTCCCGCGGCAGGATCTTGCATCCATTCGAAGCAGTCTGCAGTTCGGAGATGCGCCGCTGGCAGAGCTTCCCATCATGCATCCCTCAACCATCAGCCCGGACGCATCCATTGTTTCTGCCGTCCTGCCCGGCGGCGGAGAGGCCCAGTATCTACGCTTCTTTGCGGCCGTTCCGACAACGCCATGGCGGCTGGAATATTTAGTTCCAACCGAAATGCCGGTCGCGTCGGCCGTACGGGAGCTGCGGCTCCTCGCACTGGCGTTTTTGCTGCCCATTTTCGCAATCGCGGCCTTTTTGCTGAGACGGCGGCAGGTCTCCGTGATGAGGATCGCCAGCGAACGGGCCATGCGCGAGGAACTGGAGCGCCGGGTCGTTGCCAGGACAGATGAATTGAGTCGCGCTCGCGATCGCTTGCAGGCGGAAATTTCCGATCATCGCGATACGGAGGCGAAGCTGCAAATCGTGCAACAGGAACTCGTGCAGGCGAACCGGCTCGCCATCCTTGGGCAGGTTGCAGCCGGCGTCGCCCATGAGATCAATCAGCCGGTTGCCACGATCCGCGCTTACGCAGATAACGCCCGCGTCTTCCTCCAGCGCAAAGAGCCAAATCCGGCCGAGGAGAACTTAGGCGCCATTGCTCAGCTCACTGAAAGAATCGGCACGATAACCGAGGAATTGAAAGCCTTTGCGCGCAAGGGGAGGACGGCTGCCGAACCCGTTGAGCTTAGCAGCATCATCGAGGGCGCCGTCGTCTTGCTGAAGAGCCGGTTTGCCGGGCAGTTGAACGCACTCGACATCCAAATGCCGCCACCGGGTCTCTTCGTCATGGGCAATCGAATCCGGCTGGAGCAAATCCTGATCAATCTCTTCCAGAACGCCCTTGAAGCGCTCGAAGGCCGCGACGACGCGAAGGTGGAGATATCTGTTGCGGAAACGCCTGAGCAGGTCGCCATCGCCGTTTCGGATAATGGACCCGGCATTCCACCAGCAATTCTCGACACTCTTTTTACACCGTTCCATACATCCAAGGAAAAAGGTTTGGGCCTCGGGCTTGTCATTTCAAAGGACATTGTTGCCGATTACGGCGGCCGGATCGATGTCACAAGCAGCGCCAAAGGCACATGTTTTACAGTCCACCTTATGAGGGCAAAGGCATGA